AAGATAGGAGACCATTGGTGGGGAGACACCCATTGCATCCGAGATTACATATCTTGAACGGTTTTGGTTCTCACGGAATTTTAATAGGACCTTGGGCGGCAATGGGGCTCTATGATTATATAGAAAACGGAACGCCGTTAAACAAGGAGATGGATATTCAACGATTTCACTAAGACATTTTACGCTTTAGTAGCGTCTACGGCCGTTGGGTCATATTTCATAAATATATTGATCCAAATATTTCTCGATAGCCTAATGATTACGGGCATGAAAACAACTAATGTGGCTACAATGGCAATAAAGGTGTTCATCAACGATGCACCTATAAATAATTTGGCAATTACAAATGCTGCTACGGCAAAAGCAATTCCTACGCCATAACTTACGTACATAGCACCATAAAAGAAAGAGGGCTCTATCTTGTATTTAGTATCGCAATGACCGCATCGTTCTCTCATTTTAAAGAGATGTCCTGGTTTGTATGGGTTTTTATGAACATACATACTTTCTTGCTGGCATTTGGGACAACTTCCTGTTAAAATACTGTAGAGTTTGTTTCCTTTTTTTAACATTTGCAAAACTTTACACAAAGATAAAGATTACGGGTAGTTTTACCTGCGCAATAACGGTCTTATTCCTATTTTGAAATGACAACCATTTTAATTTGAAGTGAGCCTCAGAACTATAATAATATTATGCTGAACATTCATAACCTTTCTGTTTCTTTTGGAGGTGAATATTTATTCGAGGAAATTTCATTTCGCTTAAATGCAGGAAATAGAGTAGGCTTAGTGGGTAAAAATGGGGC
This genomic window from Maribacter sp. MJ134 contains:
- a CDS encoding DUF983 domain-containing protein, whose product is MLKKGNKLYSILTGSCPKCQQESMYVHKNPYKPGHLFKMRERCGHCDTKYKIEPSFFYGAMYVSYGVGIAFAVAAFVIAKLFIGASLMNTFIAIVATLVVFMPVIIRLSRNIWINIFMKYDPTAVDATKA